The Scomber japonicus isolate fScoJap1 chromosome 9, fScoJap1.pri, whole genome shotgun sequence genome includes a region encoding these proteins:
- the rhbdd3 gene encoding rhomboid domain-containing protein 3, which translates to MLDRILSVWFWFGSDRPGFFLGTSLLTTLMLLVYAGGIQASLSLGPGGDFPRFRDVFLYALSHDDLPSLLVSVALLLLVGPCQERRWGTVAFLALSIMTMTILPLLYTLVLFVFGAEASRIYGYSAIQLALFTAQCRQVTQRRLLRCLPVWFLPWLLLLLGLLLLPGTPALLHFCAICIGHNYHQSFIVMLQEFEEVSILNFIPDSAYVPTSARFRLPTYTTSQRSRSLSEMVPVDQAAPDPAPMRDPSVLNHHPWMEPVPDWTMQHPAALTEAEILEEQMLRAGIFASLQDAPEDADAKVEVPKSSVSSLRLQQLEKMGFATEKAVVALAASKQLDGAISLLIDDSVGEQAIVTSKGKNPMPPQST; encoded by the exons ATGCTTGATCGTATATTGTCAGTATGGTTTTGGTTTGGATCAGATCGCCCTGGTTTCTTTCTGGGAACATCTTTATTGACCACATTGATGCTGCTGGTGTATGCTGGGGGGATTCAAGCAAGTCTCAGTTTAGGGCCAGGTGGAGACTTCCCAAGGTTCAGAG ATGTGTTCCTGTATGCTTTAAGTCACGATGACCTGCCTTCCTTGCTGGTCAGTGTTGCCCTCCTGCTGTTGGTTGGACCATGTCAGGAGCGCCGCTGGGGAACAGTTGCATTCCTCGCCCTCTCCATCATGACAATGACCATATTACCTCTCCTTTACACCCTGGTCCTCTTTGTCTTTGGGGCTGAAGCAAGTCGGATCTATGGCTATTCAGCCATCCAGCTGGCCTTGTTTACTGCCCAGTGTCGTCAGGTGACCCAGAGGAGGCTGCTGAGGTGTTTGCCAGTTTGGTTTCTCCCCTGGCTCCTTCTGCTGCTCggtctgctgctgctcccaGGCACACCCGCCCTGCTTCACTTCTGCGCAATATGCATTGGTCATAACT ATCATCAGTCCTTCATTGTGATGTTACAGGAGTTCGAGGAAGTCAGCATCTTGAATTTCATTCCTGATTCAGCATATGTTCCCACTTCAGCAAGGTTCAGATTGCCCACCTACACTACCTCACAGAG ATCTAGATCACTTTCTGAGATGGTGCCTGTAGATCAGGCAGCTCCAGATCCTGCTCCCATGAGGGATCCCTCAGTTTTGAACCACCACCCGTGGATGGAGCCAGTGCCTGACTGGACAATGCAACACCCTGCTGCACTGACTGAGGCAGAGATATTGGAGGAACAGATGCTACGGGCTGGGATATTCGCTTCCTTACAGGATGCTCCTGAGGATGCAGATGCAAAAGTAGAAGTGCCCAAATCATCAGTTTCCTCCCTGCG actccagcagctggagaagaTGGGCTTTGCAACAGAAAAAGCTGTAGTTGCATTAGCAGCCTCAAAACAGCTAGATGGCGCCATCTCGCTGCTCATTGACGACAGTGTTGGAGAACAGGCTATTGTGACTTCGAAAGGGAAGAACCCTATGCCACCACAGAGCACATAG